In Anaeromyxobacter diazotrophicus, a genomic segment contains:
- a CDS encoding beta-propeller domain-containing protein, with the protein MTRFRPCLFLAALAAVALGSLGCRGQGESAAGAGPHAVGASAFESPPPGSARFGGTATAGAPGPAAAPQGGAAAARAVEEADVYARAGTTLYVLNAFRGLQAIDLADPAAPILLARLPLLGTPVDLYLRGSAALVAVSDVLSFREAAGATQPERGSRLFAVDVSDPAHPAVATELPVDGELVQTRLVGDVLYVVSRQSPWYGWPGIATGVASGGSGGAGAVSGAVAGAGWETVTVASFDVRDPAHPAEVAHLQLPAGGWDAHAHVTAERVTLAFSGWSADASGPVTRFRAVDISDPGGALVAGVEVTCPGAVRDRWSMDFDAATGLFRAVAATGWNAGALLQIWASPTPEAATPVSQLAIDVAESLTAARFDGARVYLVTARITDPLWVVDATVPAQPSVAGALSMPGQLDFIEPRGDRLLALGHTSEAGTPSQLAVSLLDVSDLAAPRLLDRATFGTSFGWVPVSPDDLRKAFIVLDPPATGPGLVLVPVQGWDAASFRYQGGTQLLDWTRDALTLRGFLHHPGAVKRSFPLDQVASCLAALSDAALQTVDATDRAAPRELARLDLARSVTTLALLGDHAVELSGDWYRGDLELAVTPALDPDAAAPLARVAVTAPQASLYQDGALVWLLAVDWASGRAWLEGHDLTDPAQPRARGRIDLPADALGGGVPGLGMGLPTPVGAGLTRPWGFAADAALVGHALVVHRSGWPCAGTCPAGAAGQLRVYDLSDPDQPRLASTVDLADGWSWGLRVVDRFAWLTRFAWDGIAARGRYFLDRVDLGDPARPLLLAGVNVPGVLYGASEDGRRVFTLESWWTDASTPVTWAHGLTLTDGGARLDGSVKLQGDAWQGEAAGGVGWVPATTWASDGATVRLYALDLGAMAVASEQRVRGGGAWLRRAAAGKLFLMASWADPGLLVYDLSDPRQPAFERFFRTEAYPWDVVVGGGYAYLPSGAYGVPMVKLAP; encoded by the coding sequence ATGACGCGCTTCCGGCCGTGTCTGTTCCTCGCTGCCCTCGCCGCGGTCGCGCTGGGGTCGCTCGGGTGCCGTGGACAGGGCGAGAGCGCGGCGGGAGCGGGTCCGCATGCGGTCGGCGCGAGCGCGTTCGAGTCGCCGCCGCCCGGGAGCGCGCGGTTCGGCGGGACCGCGACGGCGGGAGCGCCCGGGCCCGCCGCCGCGCCCCAGGGCGGCGCGGCCGCCGCGCGCGCCGTGGAGGAGGCGGACGTCTACGCGCGGGCCGGGACGACGCTCTACGTCCTGAACGCGTTCCGCGGCCTGCAGGCGATCGACCTCGCGGACCCCGCCGCGCCGATCCTCCTCGCGCGGCTCCCGCTGCTGGGCACGCCGGTCGACCTCTACCTGCGCGGGAGCGCGGCGCTGGTGGCGGTGAGCGACGTCCTCTCCTTCCGCGAGGCGGCCGGCGCGACGCAGCCCGAGCGCGGGTCGCGCCTGTTCGCGGTCGACGTCTCCGACCCGGCGCACCCCGCGGTCGCGACCGAGCTCCCCGTCGACGGCGAGCTCGTCCAGACGCGGCTCGTCGGCGACGTCCTCTACGTGGTCTCGCGGCAGTCGCCCTGGTACGGCTGGCCGGGGATCGCGACCGGCGTCGCCTCGGGCGGTTCGGGCGGCGCGGGCGCCGTCTCCGGCGCGGTCGCCGGGGCGGGGTGGGAGACCGTCACGGTGGCGAGCTTCGACGTGCGGGACCCCGCTCACCCGGCGGAGGTGGCGCACCTCCAGCTCCCCGCCGGCGGCTGGGACGCGCACGCGCACGTCACCGCCGAGCGCGTCACGCTGGCGTTCTCGGGGTGGTCGGCCGACGCGAGCGGCCCGGTCACGCGCTTCCGCGCCGTCGACATCTCCGATCCGGGCGGGGCCTTGGTGGCCGGCGTCGAGGTCACCTGCCCCGGCGCGGTGCGCGACCGCTGGTCGATGGACTTCGACGCCGCGACCGGGCTCTTCCGCGCCGTCGCGGCGACCGGCTGGAACGCCGGCGCCCTCCTGCAGATCTGGGCGAGCCCGACGCCGGAGGCCGCGACGCCGGTCTCCCAGCTCGCGATCGACGTGGCCGAGTCGCTCACCGCGGCGCGCTTCGACGGCGCGCGGGTCTACCTCGTGACGGCGCGCATCACCGATCCGCTCTGGGTGGTGGACGCGACCGTCCCGGCCCAGCCCAGCGTCGCCGGCGCGCTCTCCATGCCGGGGCAGCTCGACTTCATCGAGCCGCGGGGCGATCGCCTGCTCGCCCTCGGCCACACGAGCGAGGCCGGGACGCCCTCGCAGCTTGCGGTCTCGCTCCTCGACGTGAGCGACCTCGCGGCGCCGCGGCTCCTCGACCGCGCCACCTTCGGCACGAGCTTCGGCTGGGTGCCGGTCTCCCCCGACGACCTGCGCAAGGCCTTCATCGTGCTCGACCCGCCCGCCACGGGGCCCGGGCTCGTCCTCGTCCCGGTGCAGGGCTGGGACGCGGCGAGCTTCCGCTACCAGGGCGGCACGCAGCTCCTCGACTGGACGCGCGACGCGCTCACGCTGCGCGGCTTCCTCCACCACCCCGGCGCGGTGAAGCGCTCGTTCCCGCTCGACCAGGTGGCGTCGTGCCTCGCCGCCCTCTCCGACGCCGCGCTGCAGACCGTGGACGCGACCGACCGCGCCGCGCCGCGCGAGCTGGCGCGCCTCGACCTGGCCCGCTCCGTGACGACGCTGGCCCTCCTCGGCGACCACGCCGTCGAGCTCTCGGGCGACTGGTACCGCGGCGACCTGGAGCTCGCCGTCACGCCAGCGCTCGATCCGGACGCCGCGGCGCCGCTCGCGCGCGTCGCGGTGACGGCGCCCCAGGCGAGCCTGTACCAGGACGGCGCCCTCGTCTGGCTGCTGGCGGTGGACTGGGCGAGCGGGAGGGCGTGGCTCGAGGGGCACGACCTCACCGATCCCGCCCAGCCGCGCGCGCGGGGGAGGATCGACCTGCCGGCGGACGCGCTCGGCGGCGGCGTCCCGGGCCTCGGGATGGGCCTCCCGACGCCGGTGGGGGCGGGGTTGACGCGGCCCTGGGGCTTCGCCGCCGACGCGGCGCTGGTGGGCCACGCGCTCGTCGTGCACCGCTCCGGCTGGCCCTGCGCCGGGACGTGCCCGGCCGGCGCGGCGGGCCAGCTCCGCGTCTACGACCTCTCCGATCCGGACCAGCCGCGCCTCGCCTCGACGGTCGACCTCGCCGACGGCTGGTCGTGGGGCCTGCGCGTCGTCGACCGGTTCGCGTGGCTGACGCGGTTCGCGTGGGACGGGATCGCCGCGCGCGGCCGCTACTTCCTCGACCGCGTCGACCTCGGTGATCCGGCGCGCCCGCTCCTGCTCGCGGGGGTGAACGTGCCGGGCGTGCTCTACGGCGCCTCGGAGGACGGCCGCCGCGTCTTCACGCTCGAGAGCTGGTGGACGGACGCGAGCACCCCGGTCACCTGGGCGCACGGCCTCACGCTCACGGACGGCGGCGCGCGGCTCGACGGGAGCGTCAAGCTCCAGGGAGACGCCTGGCAAGGGGAGGCGGCGGGCGGCGTCGGCTGGGTACCCGCCACGACCTGGGCGAGCGACGGCGCGACCGTGCGCCTGTACGCGCTGGACCTCGGCGCGATGGCCGTCGCGAGCGAGCAGCGGGTGCGCGGGGGAGGCGCCTGGCTCCGCCGCGCGGCGGCCGGGAAGCTCTTCCTCATGGCGAGCTGGGCCGACCCCGGACTGCTCGTGTACGACCTCTCCGACCCGCGCCAGCCCGCCTTCGAGCGCTTCTTCCGCACCGAGGCGTACCCGTGGGACGTGGTGGTGGGCGGCGGCTACGCCTACCTGCCCTCCGGGGCCTACGGCGTGCCGATGGTGAAGCTCGCGCCCTGA
- a CDS encoding LEA type 2 family protein: MRLHRLALAAALALSLTGCAFLQRLAGAGFEAPRLTYQSWSADQLDLEGVTVALQYRLDNPNAFGLDLRRLAYKLEVEGRQVGEGTLPAGVQIPARGSTALAIPVRLRWRDVPNFVETLLTRAEVGYRISGSAGVGSALGTIDLPFDHQGRVAVPRPPAIGIEGISVKEASLAHLALDVKVRIENGNAFPLPVGALTYGLRVGEQDLLSGGAHPLAAVPPRGHAVVTLPVRLSTVGAAEGIADLLRGAALRLQGLAGFGDLQVPVDAQGSVRR, encoded by the coding sequence ATGCGCCTCCATCGCCTCGCCCTCGCCGCCGCGCTCGCCCTCTCGCTCACGGGGTGCGCGTTCCTGCAGCGCCTCGCCGGCGCCGGGTTCGAGGCGCCGCGGCTCACCTACCAGTCCTGGTCGGCCGACCAGCTCGACCTCGAGGGCGTCACCGTCGCGCTCCAGTACCGCCTCGACAACCCCAACGCCTTCGGGCTCGATCTGCGCCGCCTCGCCTACAAGCTGGAGGTGGAGGGGCGCCAGGTGGGGGAGGGGACCTTGCCCGCCGGCGTGCAGATCCCGGCGCGCGGCTCGACCGCGCTCGCGATCCCGGTGCGGCTGCGCTGGCGCGACGTCCCGAACTTCGTCGAGACGCTGCTCACGCGCGCCGAGGTCGGCTACCGGATCAGCGGGAGCGCCGGCGTCGGCTCGGCGCTCGGGACCATCGACCTGCCGTTCGACCACCAGGGCCGGGTGGCGGTGCCGCGCCCGCCCGCGATCGGCATCGAGGGGATCTCCGTCAAGGAGGCCTCGCTCGCCCACCTCGCGCTCGACGTGAAGGTCCGGATCGAGAACGGGAACGCCTTCCCGCTGCCGGTGGGGGCGCTCACCTATGGGCTGCGCGTCGGCGAGCAGGACCTCCTCTCCGGCGGCGCCCACCCGCTCGCGGCGGTGCCGCCGCGCGGGCACGCGGTGGTGACGCTGCCGGTGCGGCTCTCGACCGTCGGCGCCGCGGAGGGCATCGCCGACCTCCTGCGCGGGGCCGCGCTCAGGCTGCAGGGGCTGGCCGGCTTCGGCGACCTGCAGGTGCCGGTGGACGCGCAGGGGTCCGTGCGGCGGTAG